A genomic stretch from Aedes albopictus strain Foshan chromosome 2, AalbF5, whole genome shotgun sequence includes:
- the LOC115265651 gene encoding uncharacterized protein LOC115265651, whose translation MDYTQLTDEEVTYELALRHVVNLGPTTHRGKVLRLKALMQEESLRDSKPTSSEHVMSSQSNLEQCESQVHQLHISAEAAIRTANSAALSQIRTRLYHYRDRLQLIQPPTELRETHAMLSVHVNVLLDKVNGTSVVNGVPRSESVVSQATSTGAIRRNNSGDEGAVGGETTMPVESTSRQDTTPPPAVQPPLVTSFSGGQGRGLLFSSSFQTRDSEEAEQADTRHRNTSPPPPYLPRDRETWNPSTREQESRENRELQARIREMQEREQHMREEYYRMRDDLERLIRRERPAPERADDRRIQKAVHNWPFKFRGEKDTTSLNVFLDRVETFARSEGMSDATLLSSIKHLLQEDAIDWYSRATSQNLLRTWDQFKREIRREFLPSGYSQILRLEASFRFQGREESFAKFYRDISALFRFVDPPIPDDEKFFLVKKNMNENYAAIVTAARPRSLEEMVEVCTGYDETRMLLNRQRRIPIPHSALLEPNFATPVITSRPPPVQHHQQPQRFNRVHAVEVEESAYEHEALEEGPEDNWQHTIDELVEQVNALKMNLERRSARPNFAARDEKQSRSTDRYNRTEADVLRAARQYTREAQTPAQQQRPQATSVPTRQPQQQQEQPQRAQGWQARQGIQSSDPSDSNRRYQRLLPEPGRQREDRQVEQQEAHNDQRPAMLCWNCDEEGHRFMDCPKPQAILFCYRCGRKGYSLRSCFTCRTDALNYPAENQQ comes from the coding sequence ATGGATTATACACAATTGACTGACGAAGAGGTGACCTACGAGCTGGCTTTACGCCACGTAGTCAACCTAGGACCAACGACCCACAGAGGGAAGGTCCTTCGTCTCAAGGCACTCATGCAAGAGGAGTCCTTGAGAGACAGTAAGCCCACCAGCTCGGAACATGTCATGAGTTCCCAGTCCAATCTAGAACAATGTGAATCGCAAGTTCACCAGCTGCATATTAGCGCCGAAGCTGCCATTCGGACGGCTAACAGCGCAGCCTTAAGTCAAATCCGGACTCGTCTGTACCATTACCGCGATCGCTTGCAGTTGATTCAACCTCCAACCGAACTGCGGGAAACTCATGCAATGTTATCGGTGCACGTAAACGTTTTACTAGATAAGGTGAACGGAACAAGTGTAGTGAATGGTGTACCGCGAAGTGAGAGTGTCGTGAGTCAAGCAACTTCGACTGGAGCCATAAGGAGGAACAACAGCGGAGATGAAGGAGCAGTCGGAGGAGAAACCACGATGCCAGTGGAAAGCACTTCGAGACAAGACACTACACCACCACCAGCAGTGCAGCCACCGCTCGTGACGTCATTCTCGGGTGGACAAGGCAGAGGATTGTTGTTCTCGAGTTCGTTCCAAACGCGAGACAGCGAAGAAGCAGAACAAGCAGATACGAGGCACCGAAACACCTCACCTCCCCCTCCCTACCTGCCGCGAGATCGGGAAACATGGAACCCGTCGACCAGGGAACAAGAATCGCGGGAAAACCGCGAATTGCAAGCAAGAATCAGGGAGATGCAGGAGAGAGAACAACACATGCGTGAGGAGTACTACAGAATGCGAGACGACCTGGAGCGGTTGATCCGCCGAGAGCGACCAGCACCGGAACGAGCGGACGATCGCCGAATACAGAAGGCCGTTCACAACTGGCCTTTCAAATTTCGCGGCGAGAAGGACACGACATCACTCAACGTGTTCCTAGATCGCGTGGAGACATTCGCGAGATCGGAAGGCATGAGCGATGCTACACTCCTGAGTTCGATCAAGCATCTACTCCAAGAGGACGCAATCGACTGGTACTCACGAGCAACGTCGCAAAACTTGTTGCGGACTTGGGACCAGTTCAAGCGAGAGATTCGAAGAGAATTCCTGCCCAGCGGCTACTCCCAAATTCTCCGTCTGGAAGCTAGCTTCCGATTCCAAGGAAGGGAGGAATCCTTCGCGAAATTCTATCGCGACATTTCAGCGCTCTTCCGCTTCGTCGATCCACCAATTCCAGATGACGAAAAGTTCTTCCTGGTGAAGAAGAACATGAACGAGAACTACGCAGCTATCGTCACAGCAGCGAGACCTCGTTCACTGGAAGAAATGGTGGAAGTCTGCACCGGATACGACGAGACGAGAATGCTTCTGAACAGGCAACGTAGGATTCCGATTCCGCACAGCGCGCTTCTGGAACCGAACTTCGCCACGCCAGTGATAACCAGCAGACCACCACCGGTTCAGCATCACCAACAGCCACAGCGGTTCAACAGAGTTCACGCCGTGGAGGTAGAAGAAAGCGCTTACGAGCACGAAGCGTTGGAGGAGGGACCAGAAGACAATTGGCAGCATACCATCGACGAACTGGTTGAGCAAGTCAACGCGCTGAAGATGAACCTGGAGCGGAGATCTGCGAGGCCAAACTTTGCCGCACGCGACGAGAAGCAGTCAAGATCGACGGACAGGTACAACCGTACAGAAGCTGATGTTCTGAGAGCAGCGCGACAGTACACAAGAGAAGCGCAAACTCCGGCACAGCAGCAGCGGCCCCAAGCCACATCGGTTCCGACTCGGCAACCACAACAGCAGCAAGAACAGCCGCAAAGAGCACAGGGCTGGCAAGCGCGACAGGGGATTCAAAGCTCGGATCCGAGCGACAGTAACCGAAGATACCAACGTCTGCTGCCAGAACCAGGTAGACAACGGGAAGATCGACAAGTAGAACAGCAAGAAGCTCACAACGACCAACGCCCAGCCATGCTCTGCTGGAACTGCGACGAGGAGGGCCACAGATTCATGGACTGTCCGAAACCACAAGCCATTCTCTTCTGCTACCGGTGCGGACGGAAGGGCTACTCATTGCGCAGTTGCTTCACGTGTCGCACGGACGCGTTAAACTACCCAGCGGAGAACCAGCAGTAG